From one Streptomyces sp. CA-210063 genomic stretch:
- a CDS encoding leucine zipper domain-containing protein has translation MVTYAATLDIPRHVVEYLSRLLAAHRRRIGTPRGSRALGPFRQAVLVLRWFRERGCVHCLARDAGVSQATGYRYLHEGIDVLADQVQDLHQVLDRCRREGMTHVILDGTLIESDSLARVRDNGNDLWFSQAHKAFGGNVQFLSAPDGTPL, from the coding sequence TTGGTCACCTACGCTGCCACGCTCGACATCCCGCGCCACGTCGTGGAGTACCTGTCCCGCCTGCTGGCCGCACACCGACGGCGCATCGGCACCCCGCGCGGCAGCCGCGCGCTCGGCCCCTTCCGCCAGGCCGTGCTGGTCCTTCGCTGGTTCCGCGAGCGTGGCTGCGTACATTGCCTGGCCCGAGACGCCGGCGTCTCCCAGGCCACGGGCTACCGCTACCTCCACGAAGGCATCGACGTCCTCGCCGACCAGGTCCAGGACCTGCACCAGGTCCTGGACCGCTGCCGTCGTGAGGGCATGACCCACGTGATACTCGACGGCACGCTGATCGAGTCCGACAGCCTCGCCAGGGTCCGCGACAACGGCAACGACCTGTGGTTCAGCCAGGCACACAAGGCCTTCGGCGGCAACGTGCAGTTCCTGTCCGCTCCGGACGGCACCCCGCTGTGA
- a CDS encoding class I SAM-dependent methyltransferase, with the protein MGDLAGRWRELNKAYWDERVPIHLGSAFYDGEGFRARTDSLKDFETAEVGDVRGKRLIHLQCHFGRDTLSWAARGAQVTGLDFSPPAIKAASRLATELGIKARFLTADVYDAVSAVEGETFDIVYASFGALNWLPDISRWASVVAELLAPAGCLYLAEFHPFSFVLDDETGSTVTHDYFDEGPEASGGPGTYADEAARTEHDETVEWRHSLSTVVSAIAGAGLRIQFLHEHDHTFYLQRQSLERHDGDIYRHPEGAPRIPLTYSIRAEKA; encoded by the coding sequence ATGGGTGACCTGGCAGGGCGCTGGCGGGAGTTGAACAAGGCGTACTGGGATGAGCGGGTGCCCATTCACCTGGGCTCTGCCTTCTACGACGGGGAGGGGTTCCGCGCCCGGACCGATTCGCTGAAGGACTTCGAGACAGCCGAGGTGGGGGATGTCAGGGGCAAGCGCCTGATCCATCTGCAGTGCCACTTCGGCCGGGACACGCTGTCCTGGGCGGCACGAGGAGCACAGGTCACCGGGCTGGACTTCTCTCCGCCCGCGATCAAAGCGGCTTCACGACTCGCGACTGAACTTGGTATCAAGGCACGCTTCCTGACCGCGGATGTCTACGACGCGGTCTCGGCGGTCGAGGGGGAGACCTTCGACATTGTCTATGCCAGCTTCGGGGCGCTGAACTGGCTTCCCGACATCAGCCGCTGGGCGTCGGTGGTCGCTGAACTACTCGCTCCCGCTGGGTGCCTGTACCTCGCGGAGTTCCATCCCTTCAGCTTCGTCCTCGACGACGAGACCGGAAGCACGGTCACGCACGACTACTTCGATGAAGGTCCGGAAGCCTCGGGAGGCCCGGGCACCTACGCCGACGAGGCGGCCAGGACCGAGCACGACGAGACCGTCGAGTGGCGGCACAGTCTGTCGACCGTTGTCTCGGCGATCGCCGGAGCTGGGCTACGGATCCAGTTCCTCCACGAGCACGACCACACCTTCTACCTCCAACGCCAGTCGCTTGAGCGCCACGACGGCGACATCTACCGGCATCCCGAGGGCGCTCCGCGCATCCCCCTCACCTATTCGATCCGCGCCGAGAAGGCTTGA